The Shewanella halotolerans region AGTCCCTCAACAAGGGCACAGTGACCATGGCCGACGTGCTAGGGCGCCTGCTGCCCTTCGCCCTACCCCTGGTGAAATATCGCATCTTGGGCCGCTACCTGTATCAGACCCTGGAGTCGGCCATCAATTCGGCCACCAACAACAGCATTACCGGCACGGGCGCCGGCAGCTTCCCCTACACCTATGGCCTCAAATATTGTTATGACGGTAGGCAGCCGCTGGGCACCCGCATCCTCCAATTGGAGATCTTGACCGAAATTGCCGGCGAGATGCAGTGGCACAGCGTGATGCCTGACCGCATGTATAGCGGGGTATCCTCGGCCTACACAGCGTCGGGCAAGGAAGGCTATCAGGACCTGCTCAGAGCCGAGCAACAGGAATCCATTGAGGCGCTCACCCTGCCCCAGGCCTTCATCCTCTACATGCAGCGCGAAGAGGGGCTCCACGGCATCATGCCGCCCCATGTTTTGTATACCAGTCACCTGGAAGGCCTGTAGCTCGGTTCAAATCAGAATTAAGTTAGGCCTGAAAACTCGGGGACGTTATTAGGTTTATTTAACTGGCTTGTCTCAGTGCATAGCAAGGCTAATGCAGAAAGGCCATATAGGGAGATTAAGTAGAGAGACTAAGTAGACAGACTTAAGTAGGGAGACCTAAATAGGAGAGCTATTTAGCTGGGCTAGGCCTGAGACTTCACCAGATAGTAGGCCATAAATATTTGGCCTGCCTTTTCCTGATATCGCTTGTGGCGCAGAGTAAACCCCTCGGCCAAAAACAGTGGCCGCGACAGGCTAGAGGCATCGACGCTCAGCTCGAGCATCCCCTGCGCCGCCGACCATGACACAAGCTGGCGTAGCAGCTGACGCGCTATCCCCTGCCCCTGATATTCAGGGTGCACATAGAGACTGTCGATATATCCTCTTGAGGCATAGTGAGTCTCCACATTGATAAAACCGACGCAGCGGGGTAACCCGCTAATTAGGCTTTCTGTGTCAACGGCTAACCAGGCCTGTGAGCGGGTCAGGCGTTTATGCCAGTGATAGCCAGAGCGCGGTGCCCTGGACCAGGCGCACTTTTGCACCTCACTGTAATGAGTCTCGTCAATCGCCCGCACCGCCAGATGATAGACCTCACTGACCTGAGTGCTATATCCCTTACGGTAGGGAATTATCTTAATCATCGCCTAATCAAATCTCGCAGAGTGGCTTTTGCCAAGAGATACTGGCCGAATGACATTGGCTGAGTGACATTGGCCACTACCAATCCTTTGCCACCACTTTTAGCAAACTGGCTAGTCGTAAATTGCAGCTTATATTAGTCGCCCATCAGGCAAAAAAATAGTGCCGATAACATGTTAGCGGCACTATCTATTATGTTTAGACTCTTATGTTGAATCAGGCCGCATGGCCATCCGAGTTACTTCTTGTCGATGCGACCCACAAATAGCAGTTCGTCAAAGGTGCGATTAAGCGTCTTGCTGGTAAAGTCATTCATCCACATCTGCTCTTGAACGACAACTACGTCACCTTTTTTCACCTCTGCCTGAGGTCCAGCCGCCCAGAAGGTCTTGTCGGCTTCTTTGATCTGAACATAGGTGTAACCGCCACCGTTCATGGTATCGACCACTGTGCCCTGATGCACTACACCAGCCGCCCAAGCACTCGAGATCCCCAGGGCTAAGGTGGCCGCAGCGGCTAAACGAACTAATTTAGTTATCATTGTCATTCCTTAAGTGTTTGCCTTTAACCCCTGCATTAAAACATGGCCTTTGCCATAAATCTCTACCCGGCGTACCTAAAACAGCATTCAATGAATCAGTTTTAGATCAAGCTCTCATTCCCGAGTTTTATCCTTGAGTGCGCGGAACTAATAACGGCTTGAGCATGCCTTCGAGGCCATTGAGCTTCACCTCATAGATGAGCGCCAGCTGCTGCCCCAACTTGCCCTCAGGAAAGCCTTTACTGTGAAACCAGACTAAATAAGGCTCTGGCAGCTCGAGTAAGCGTAATCCGGCATATTTACCAAAGGGCATTTTTTGATTAATCGCCTCGATTAAGGCCTGTTGATCCATCTTAACTATCCTAACTTAACTATCCTAAATGGCTATCGGAAGGTGTCCTGGGCCCAGCTTACGTGACCTCTGGCGCCAAACCAAGGGACATTAAGTAAAAAGTGCCTTGGATAAAAAGGAGCTTGCTATAACTAGCAGTAACACTTGTTCATTTCCCGCGCGCCGCCTTGAAACATAAGGTAAATTTCCCCAGAGGCAAGCAAACCGAGTTCAAAGTTTTAGTCATTACACATATAACATTTAGAAATATAAAAATTAAATATACAAACCTTTTGAAATATAAGTAAGATGAAAGTCTTACACTTTTAAGGCATAGGCATGACAAACCAGGCAATAAAACCAACAATTAAAAAGTAACCTCATGTTTTAAAACATATTATTCGCAAGACTTTATCCCTCAAGCACTTAGCGTCAAATATCTGCCAAATAGGCCAAAACGTCAACTTAATGACAAACGCCATAATCAAAAAAAACGTCAATTTTCATGTAGTTGACCAACAATTAATTAACACCTAAATTGGAGTCATGCCCAAACAGGTGAGGTCGCGAGACAGCAGTACATCACTTGGGAACCTAACAACAAACATCGGCAATCATTGGCAGTCGAGAGGAAATAGAATGATCATTTTAGTTGGCGGTGAAAAAGGCGGTAGCGGAAAGAGCTGTTTAGCCCAAAACATAGCGGTATTTCTCACAGTAGAATGCGGCGCGTCGGTCATCATGGTCGATTGTGATCCCCAGCGGACCACCTCTGACTGGATTCAAGCTCGTAACAACAATGGTACCCTGGCCAGCATCAACTGCGTACAGCTCTACGGCAAGATACGCAACGATCTGCTCAGTCTAGAGCAACACTATGACTATGTCATCGTCGACTGTGGCGGTCAGGATAACCTGGCACTTCGCGCCACCATGTCGGTTGCCTCCCATGTGTTGATGCCACTGCGTCCTAAGCGCAGAGACTTGAAAACCGTCAGCCACATGGATGATATCGTCGCTACCTGTATGATGATTAACCCTAAGATGCGCGCATCTTTCGTGATCACTCAATGCCCTAGCCTACCAAACCAGGCTAACCGCATCTTTGAGGCGAAAGAGGTGTGTAAGACTTACGACATCAACGTGCTCGACGCCATCACCTACAGCCGAAACATTTATGATGACAGCGAAGAATCGGGTCTGTCTGTCATGGAAACTCAGCCAAAAGGCAAGGCCGCCGAGGAGATCCGCAGCATCGCCTGTGAAATGCTGCAAGCTTCGAGTGCTACAGAAATTCGCAATCGTCTCGCCGAAAAACAGATGGATAAGTTAAGGGGTAACTATGGGTCTGGCCGATCTCAAGAAAAGCTCTACGCAGTCTAGTGCCGCGAGACAAAACCGTAAGCTGCTGAATATTTCGCTCGATGCCTTGATCGATGATTTCATCGAGGATGCGACACACTATGCCGCCGGGCATCCCAGCAATGTGCAGCAGATGGCCGAGGTTATCGCCTTAGAGACGGGCTTCGATGGTGATTTTCTAAATCGCCACGCATCTCAGGCCGCCCCTAAGGTGGTGCCGAAGGGCACTGGGCCCTATCGCAAGGCGACCTTTACCCTGAGCGAGTCTGCCATCGCGCACCTCGCCGAACTAGCCAGCGGCTGCGATGTGGCTAAGTCGAAATTGATCCGTTTTCTCATCGAGCACCATTACTCGTTATCGGAAAGCGAACGGCAACAAAAGGAACAATCCATCATAGTCGATTAAATTAGTCGAATAAATTAGTCGACTAAAACTAGTCGATTGAGTTAGCGATAGCATTAATCGATAAGCTATATCCCCAGACGCGCTGGGCTCATCATCACCCAGCGCGTCGCCATTTTCGCCCCGTCTCCCTAACCTTTCTGGCAGCGACAGATTTCAGTTTCCGAACTTACGGGCTGCCAGCTTTTTTTCTCCACACCTTTTTTCTCCACGCTTTTTTCTGGCCCTAAGATTGAATTTGCAGCAAGCAACACCATATCTTGCTATATCATAGGGAGATTTTTATGTTAGCCATCTTTATTCTTGCGCTGGTCAGTTGCGCCGCCATAGGTTACATACTGTTTAAGCCAAGGTATGTCAGGTATCGCCGCGCGCAGATCGCCAAGCGGCCCTTTCCTGCCAGTTGGCGCGCCATACTCAAGCGCCGTATGCCCTAT contains the following coding sequences:
- a CDS encoding CopG family transcriptional regulator translates to MGLADLKKSSTQSSAARQNRKLLNISLDALIDDFIEDATHYAAGHPSNVQQMAEVIALETGFDGDFLNRHASQAAPKVVPKGTGPYRKATFTLSESAIAHLAELASGCDVAKSKLIRFLIEHHYSLSESERQQKEQSIIVD
- a CDS encoding GNAT family N-acetyltransferase, producing the protein MIKIIPYRKGYSTQVSEVYHLAVRAIDETHYSEVQKCAWSRAPRSGYHWHKRLTRSQAWLAVDTESLISGLPRCVGFINVETHYASRGYIDSLYVHPEYQGQGIARQLLRQLVSWSAAQGMLELSVDASSLSRPLFLAEGFTLRHKRYQEKAGQIFMAYYLVKSQA
- a CDS encoding DUF3820 family protein is translated as MDQQALIEAINQKMPFGKYAGLRLLELPEPYLVWFHSKGFPEGKLGQQLALIYEVKLNGLEGMLKPLLVPRTQG
- a CDS encoding AAA family ATPase, producing MIILVGGEKGGSGKSCLAQNIAVFLTVECGASVIMVDCDPQRTTSDWIQARNNNGTLASINCVQLYGKIRNDLLSLEQHYDYVIVDCGGQDNLALRATMSVASHVLMPLRPKRRDLKTVSHMDDIVATCMMINPKMRASFVITQCPSLPNQANRIFEAKEVCKTYDINVLDAITYSRNIYDDSEESGLSVMETQPKGKAAEEIRSIACEMLQASSATEIRNRLAEKQMDKLRGNYGSGRSQEKLYAV